The following are from one region of the Paenibacillus protaetiae genome:
- a CDS encoding Gfo/Idh/MocA family protein has translation MHKVTVGVIGAGHISGIYLKNLTETFNGVVNVKAVADLVPELARSRAEQFGVPNAWTVEELLADPEIEIVLNLTAPAAHAPVNLQALHAGKHVYTEKPFALTREDADEVLALAEAKGLRVGCAPDTFFGAGLQTCRKLIDDGWIGTPYSANGTIIMGSATSGMHPNFRNFLKLGGDPVMDMAPYFLTALVFLLGPVRRVTGSAQQLKQEVTILNPKSPSYGAKVPVEAPTNVSAVFDFQSGAVGSLQAAKESFGYRPSLEIFGTEGNLIVPDPNFFSGPIWVEFPNGNKKEVPFTHNYTEDSRGIGVADMAYAIRSERPHRASGQLARHVLDISLGLFESSNEGRHIELNPAVSRPEPLPLGLKYNRLDLGEEL, from the coding sequence ATGCACAAAGTGACAGTTGGCGTAATTGGAGCCGGGCATATTAGCGGTATTTACTTAAAAAACTTAACCGAGACGTTTAATGGCGTCGTAAATGTGAAAGCGGTTGCAGATTTGGTGCCCGAGCTGGCCCGCAGCAGAGCGGAACAATTCGGAGTGCCCAACGCCTGGACCGTTGAGGAGCTGCTGGCCGATCCCGAAATCGAGATCGTGCTAAACCTGACAGCCCCTGCCGCTCATGCGCCGGTCAATTTGCAAGCGCTTCATGCCGGCAAGCATGTATATACGGAGAAGCCTTTTGCCTTAACGCGCGAGGATGCCGATGAGGTGCTGGCGCTGGCGGAAGCCAAAGGATTGCGGGTCGGCTGCGCGCCGGATACGTTTTTTGGAGCCGGGCTGCAAACCTGCCGGAAGCTCATTGATGACGGCTGGATCGGCACGCCGTATTCGGCTAACGGCACCATCATTATGGGCAGCGCCACCTCCGGCATGCACCCGAATTTCCGCAACTTCTTGAAGCTTGGCGGAGATCCGGTCATGGATATGGCGCCGTACTTTTTAACCGCGCTGGTCTTTTTGCTTGGTCCGGTACGAAGAGTAACCGGCTCGGCGCAGCAGCTGAAACAGGAAGTTACCATTCTGAATCCGAAGTCGCCGAGTTATGGCGCCAAGGTGCCGGTTGAAGCGCCCACCAATGTGTCGGCCGTCTTCGATTTCCAGTCCGGCGCAGTCGGCAGCCTGCAGGCGGCTAAAGAAAGCTTCGGCTACCGCCCCAGCCTTGAAATCTTCGGAACGGAAGGCAATTTGATCGTGCCTGACCCTAACTTTTTCAGCGGGCCGATCTGGGTGGAATTCCCGAACGGGAACAAAAAAGAAGTGCCGTTTACGCATAACTATACCGAAGACAGCCGGGGCATCGGCGTAGCGGATATGGCCTATGCCATCCGCTCGGAGCGCCCGCATCGCGCAAGCGGCCAGCTGGCGCGCCATGTGCTGGACATTTCGCTTGGCCTATTCGAGTCGTCTAACGAAGGCCGCCATATTGAACTGAATCCTGCCGTGAGCCGTCCGGAACCGCTGCCGCTTGGCTTGAAATATAACCGTCTCGATCTTGGAGAAGAGCTGTAA
- a CDS encoding TIM barrel protein produces the protein MNDTPSWPEWAAASSIEPDFLPAARLPAIRLAGDFVMKPGSGLAQRDIPDYELLYFPEGTGTVYQVGERSYTLSQPCFILTRPGEVHSYRYDGHKPTRHLFIHFWPRSLPVAALPLLLPGGPAVIPYEGEFLLSLMKQIVSIAHASPERLQKRGSLLLLTLLSEIHFWHADGGAAGAAVRLPPQVELAVSLIDHTLPAPLTVEELAQKTGWTPEHLSRTFVRYVGCTPKEMMTRRRIDLACQLLLDGQKSIKEIAFEAGFTDQNYFCRVFKATKAITASEYRSKHYHPRYTDLARLPTENRFTRPTGFSGANDNDKRRNSRPMNNVPFPFRTSLNASTLFPYKLNMEEQIRIAAEAGYDGIEIWIRDLLAYTGSGRSAAQLRQLAEQAGIEIAGAISFIPWADRDEAVRAEGRRQAEEELAMLAELGCPAFAAPPFGNVRDMPPAQIAAYYAELAEQAKPYGITPILEFWGRSPVLATLGEALDIASLSGLPQVPLLLDPFHLYTGGSNLADLSRLSSADIGMFHANDYAAVPPKASITDADRLFPGDGIAPSAALAAALAGCGYRGFVSLELFAADYEGRTALETARYGLAKMKTAYAV, from the coding sequence ATGAATGACACACCATCATGGCCCGAATGGGCGGCTGCCTCAAGCATAGAACCGGACTTTCTTCCTGCCGCCCGGCTTCCTGCTATCCGTTTAGCCGGCGACTTCGTCATGAAGCCGGGAAGCGGACTGGCGCAGCGGGATATTCCGGATTATGAGCTGCTTTATTTTCCGGAAGGAACCGGAACCGTCTACCAGGTTGGCGAGCGTAGCTATACGCTCAGCCAGCCTTGCTTTATTCTCACCAGGCCCGGCGAGGTGCACAGCTACCGGTACGACGGGCATAAGCCCACCCGGCATTTGTTTATTCATTTTTGGCCGCGCTCGCTTCCGGTTGCGGCTTTGCCTCTCCTGCTGCCGGGCGGGCCGGCGGTTATCCCCTATGAAGGCGAATTTCTGCTTTCTTTAATGAAGCAAATCGTTTCCATCGCTCATGCCAGCCCGGAGCGGCTGCAAAAGCGGGGCAGCCTTCTGCTGCTGACATTGCTGTCGGAAATTCACTTTTGGCATGCGGACGGAGGGGCGGCCGGCGCGGCGGTGCGTCTTCCGCCGCAAGTCGAGCTGGCAGTCAGCTTGATCGACCATACGCTGCCTGCGCCGCTGACGGTCGAGGAATTGGCTCAAAAAACAGGCTGGACGCCGGAACATCTGTCCCGTACATTCGTCCGTTATGTAGGCTGCACGCCAAAGGAAATGATGACGCGCCGAAGAATCGACCTCGCCTGCCAGCTGCTGTTGGACGGACAAAAAAGCATTAAAGAAATCGCGTTTGAAGCCGGGTTTACAGATCAGAACTACTTCTGCCGCGTCTTTAAAGCAACGAAAGCGATAACCGCTTCGGAATACCGCAGCAAACATTATCATCCCCGGTATACGGATCTTGCCCGGTTACCGACGGAGAATCGCTTTACCCGTCCAACCGGATTTTCTGGGGCGAACGATAACGATAAAAGGAGGAATTCCCGTCCGATGAACAACGTCCCGTTTCCGTTCCGGACTTCGCTCAACGCCTCTACGCTGTTCCCGTATAAGCTCAATATGGAAGAGCAAATCCGCATTGCGGCCGAAGCCGGGTACGACGGCATTGAAATTTGGATTCGCGATTTGCTCGCTTATACCGGGAGCGGACGATCAGCCGCGCAGCTGAGGCAGCTGGCTGAGCAGGCCGGCATCGAAATCGCAGGCGCAATCTCTTTTATTCCCTGGGCCGACCGCGACGAAGCGGTGCGCGCAGAAGGCCGGCGCCAAGCCGAAGAAGAGCTGGCGATGCTGGCCGAGCTGGGCTGTCCCGCATTTGCCGCCCCGCCGTTCGGCAATGTCCGCGATATGCCGCCGGCACAAATCGCCGCGTATTACGCCGAACTTGCTGAACAAGCGAAACCGTACGGCATTACGCCGATTTTAGAATTTTGGGGCAGGTCGCCTGTACTGGCTACGCTTGGCGAAGCGCTTGACATTGCATCGCTAAGCGGGCTGCCTCAAGTTCCGCTGCTGCTTGACCCGTTCCATCTGTATACCGGGGGAAGCAATCTCGCTGATCTGTCCCGGCTAAGCAGTGCGGACATCGGCATGTTCCATGCCAATGATTACGCCGCGGTTCCGCCGAAAGCTTCCATAACCGATGCCGACCGCCTGTTCCCGGGAGACGGCATTGCTCCATCCGCTGCGCTTGCTGCTGCTTTGGCGGGCTGCGGATACCGCGGCTTTGTATCGCTGGAGCTGTTCGCCGCCGATTACGAAGGCCGGACCGCGCTCGAGACCGCCCGGTACGGCCTTGCCAAAATGAAAACAGCGTATGCCGTCTGA
- a CDS encoding sugar phosphate isomerase/epimerase family protein, translating to MKIFPVAVQPYTVRDALRQDYWGTLEKIAAIGYQGIELGLPPEGITAEEQLQRLNGMGLQIIGSHASFNSFDVDFNRLIGHMHKAGGKYIAISLMFDSKDDVLSKAAQLNQIGELCRAAGITFLYHNHDWEFRQYDGEYVLETIMRETDPQLVQLELDTYWVRKGGEDPAAYLAKWKGRCPLLHIKDMEPGEDQYFAEIGEGILDFPAIAQAAADAGTEWLVVEQDGSRRDPLESLAISYGHLERMNLIRTTAAR from the coding sequence ATGAAAATATTTCCGGTTGCTGTTCAGCCTTACACTGTCCGCGACGCTTTGCGTCAAGATTATTGGGGAACGCTTGAAAAAATTGCCGCGATTGGCTATCAAGGCATTGAGCTTGGCCTGCCTCCTGAAGGCATAACGGCAGAGGAGCAGCTTCAAAGGCTTAACGGCATGGGATTGCAGATCATCGGATCGCATGCCTCCTTCAATAGTTTCGATGTAGACTTTAACCGCCTGATCGGTCATATGCATAAGGCCGGCGGCAAATATATCGCGATTTCGCTAATGTTTGATTCCAAAGACGACGTGTTAAGCAAAGCTGCGCAGCTGAACCAGATCGGAGAGCTATGCCGCGCAGCCGGCATAACGTTCCTGTACCATAACCATGATTGGGAGTTCCGGCAGTACGACGGCGAATATGTGCTTGAAACGATTATGCGCGAAACGGATCCGCAGCTTGTTCAGCTGGAGCTGGATACGTATTGGGTCCGCAAAGGCGGCGAAGACCCGGCTGCGTATTTGGCCAAATGGAAAGGCCGCTGCCCGCTGCTTCACATTAAGGATATGGAACCCGGTGAGGATCAGTATTTTGCTGAAATCGGCGAAGGCATTCTCGACTTCCCGGCTATTGCGCAGGCTGCTGCCGATGCCGGAACGGAATGGCTTGTGGTCGAGCAGGACGGAAGCCGCCGTGATCCGTTGGAAAGCCTGGCGATCAGCTACGGCCATTTGGAGCGGATGAATCTGATCCGGACAACGGCCGCGCGGTAA
- a CDS encoding ABC transporter ATP-binding protein yields MFQLKWLWHNLRGDRARYIIALCLSVVGCSLTIINPYLGQRIVDTFLAGPDAAHNLSDKRSLLIGLCIGMVGFSLLRTSLAYFTTMLYERSSQNMLYRVRIFLYNKIQGQDMNYYDHNRTGDLMTKMTGDLDMVRHTMAWIIKTIIESLTIFVAAVIYFFYIDVELTLWLLLLSPPIFIVAFLFAKRVRPMYTDLRERLSQLNTITQENIAGNRVVKAFAREPYEVQKFHDKNVNFSKANKAAAMVWLDYFPYLETLAQGFTVVLLLAGGLLVMDARITFGEFSAFSALVWGLSNPMRNIGIIINDIQRFFASLNKIVDVYYAHPDIVNGHNAVVKRRYKGRIQFENVSFKYDNATVLKNISFTVEPGETIAIMGATGSGKTTLINLIPRFYDVTEGRVLVDGTDVRKLELDELRGNIGVATQDVLLFSDTIDGNIAYGDPDMPEEDVQKFAKLAAAHDFITKMPDGYDTIVGERGVGLSGGQKQRIALARAMAVQPPILILDDTTSAVDLETEEHIQRSLRELDFACTKIIIAQRVSTTAEADRILILDNGRVVEDGTHAELLAKRGYYYEVFMLQNEGIGRQVTANGPK; encoded by the coding sequence ATGTTTCAATTGAAGTGGCTGTGGCACAATTTGAGAGGCGACCGGGCGCGATATATTATAGCGTTATGCCTCTCGGTCGTAGGCTGCTCGCTTACGATCATTAACCCCTACCTCGGTCAGCGCATCGTGGATACCTTCCTTGCCGGGCCCGATGCCGCGCACAATTTGTCGGACAAACGCTCGCTGCTGATCGGCCTTTGCATAGGCATGGTCGGCTTTTCTCTGCTGCGCACAAGTCTGGCTTATTTTACGACGATGCTGTACGAACGTTCTTCGCAGAACATGCTGTACCGTGTCCGGATTTTTTTGTACAACAAGATCCAAGGGCAAGACATGAATTATTACGATCATAACCGTACCGGGGATTTAATGACCAAAATGACCGGCGACCTCGATATGGTGCGGCACACGATGGCATGGATTATTAAAACGATCATCGAGTCGCTGACCATTTTCGTAGCAGCTGTCATTTATTTTTTCTACATCGACGTAGAACTTACATTATGGCTGCTCTTGCTTTCTCCGCCGATCTTTATCGTGGCGTTTCTGTTTGCCAAACGCGTCCGTCCGATGTACACCGACCTTCGGGAGCGCTTGTCTCAGCTCAATACGATTACGCAGGAGAACATCGCAGGCAACCGTGTTGTGAAAGCGTTCGCGCGCGAGCCATACGAAGTGCAAAAGTTTCACGACAAAAACGTCAACTTCTCCAAAGCCAATAAAGCGGCAGCGATGGTATGGCTCGACTACTTCCCTTACCTCGAGACGCTTGCGCAAGGCTTTACCGTCGTGCTGCTGCTGGCGGGCGGTCTGCTTGTAATGGACGCGCGCATTACATTCGGCGAATTTTCCGCCTTTTCTGCGCTTGTGTGGGGGTTGTCCAACCCGATGCGCAACATCGGCATCATCATTAACGATATCCAGCGCTTCTTCGCCAGCCTGAACAAAATCGTGGATGTGTATTACGCTCATCCGGATATCGTCAATGGGCATAACGCAGTGGTGAAACGCCGTTATAAGGGGCGCATCCAATTCGAAAATGTCAGCTTCAAATACGATAACGCCACCGTGCTGAAAAATATCAGCTTTACGGTAGAGCCCGGCGAAACGATTGCGATTATGGGCGCTACCGGTTCCGGCAAAACGACGCTCATTAATTTGATTCCGCGTTTTTATGACGTTACGGAAGGCCGCGTCCTTGTTGACGGTACCGACGTCCGCAAGCTGGAGCTCGACGAGCTGCGCGGCAATATTGGCGTAGCAACGCAAGATGTGCTGCTGTTCTCCGATACGATCGACGGGAATATCGCTTACGGCGATCCCGATATGCCGGAGGAGGACGTGCAGAAGTTTGCGAAGCTGGCCGCTGCGCATGATTTTATTACGAAAATGCCGGATGGCTACGATACAATTGTAGGCGAGCGCGGTGTCGGGTTGTCCGGCGGGCAAAAGCAGCGTATCGCGCTGGCCCGGGCGATGGCCGTGCAGCCACCGATCCTCATCCTCGACGATACGACATCGGCCGTTGACCTTGAGACCGAAGAGCATATTCAGCGGAGCTTGCGGGAGCTGGATTTTGCCTGCACCAAAATCATTATCGCCCAGCGCGTATCGACAACGGCGGAAGCCGACCGGATCCTCATTCTGGACAACGGCCGCGTCGTCGAAGACGGCACGCATGCCGAGCTGCTCGCTAAACGGGGCTATTATTACGAAGTATTTATGCTGCAAAATGAAGGCATTGGAAGGCAGGTGACGGCTAATGGCCCGAAATAA